Proteins from a single region of Nerophis ophidion isolate RoL-2023_Sa linkage group LG08, RoL_Noph_v1.0, whole genome shotgun sequence:
- the LOC133557575 gene encoding uncharacterized protein LOC133557575 produces MEHLAEIPDNSTNCMAGSHRGHSVITYDRQTLLDVDISGRFGLIDTCVLDLLTSMGIHRWLHPAACEAGESSSSGGRLRSRRQRCDRKRGCRAGLKTKQKANPHRTPLSSIPKTDLDGKCETTGLGKESVKLEQVFSALSVSELDMCVTEVANYDACSLSKQQTNNRKIPVTEVANHDACSLSKQQSNNRKIPVVSIPRYGRNYTKCTGHNKHNIINIATTDNLIKNSLKQPTTYNIGFLNIRSLSPKTLLVNDIIRDNNLNVIGLSETWLKPNDFFALNEACPPNFAHAHIARPLKRGGGVALIYNENFNLSPNK; encoded by the coding sequence atggaacatttggcagaaataccggacaattccacaaactgtatggctggctcacatcgtggtcactccgtgatcacgtacgaccgccagacacttctggatgtggacatatcgggccgttttggactgatagacacttgcgtgctagacttgctaactagcatgggaatacatcggtggctacatccagcggcctgtgaagcaggggagtctagtagcagcgggggccgtctacggagcagacgccagcggtgtgatcggaaacgcggatgccgagcggggctaaaaacaaagcagaaggctaatccccacagaacaccactttcctccatcccgaagacggatttagatggaaaatgcgagactactggtctgggtaaggagtcagttaaattagaacaagttttttctgctttgagtgtttcagagttggacatgtgtgttactgaggtggctaactatgatgcgtgtagtttatcaaagcaacaaacaaacaatcggaaaatccccgttactgaggtggctaaccatgatgcgtgcagtttatcaaagcaacaatcaaacaatcggaaaattcctgtcgtatcaattcctagatatggtcgtaactatactaaatgcactgggcataataaacacaacattattaatattgctactacggataatttgatcaaaaactccctaaaacagcccactacctataatataggttttttaaacataagatcattgtctcccaaaacgttgttagttaatgatattatcagagacaacaatcttaacgtcatcggtctcagcgaaacctggcttaaaccaaacgacttttttgcgctaaatgaggcatgtcctcctaactttgcacatgcgcatattgcccgtccgctcaaaaggggtgggggggtcgcactaatatacaacgaaaactttaacctcagtcctaacaaataa
- the snx11 gene encoding sorting nexin-11 produces the protein MSINHEDEFVAVRVQDPRVQNEGSWNSYVDYKIFLHTNSKAFTAKTSCVRRRYSEFVWLKKRMQKNAGLVPVPDLPGKSFFSFGNEDFLERRRHGLQVFLDRVVHMTVCLSDSQLHLFLQTQLPVGHILDCVQGHTPYTVTDAILTYASSNLGWAQAQEEDAAVKEQSLSVPYESMESPAPHQPRPQGMQAFSAVGRDPLVEVLEPRDATARKCKKALLPADDGPADATFYLEDSRHERTLDYTPEDTPRSGPMETPVEVHSPAAAGFEDGALLEEEPTTTWESCEHADHVAAGDKVRSHDSAKEEHHEDFHVRRDDDYSPLSSSNESIVKVSDEEQVGDDATDPIRPPNGFVKMSPVAGRTPVHLHVNGCGEEDELSNSLDVENNDFSVLESSAAPQPADTRHSQAGTPSSSAAHATDQTAGDI, from the exons ATGTCCATCAACCATGAAGAC GAGTTTGTTGCCGTGCGGGTTCAAGACCCCCGTGTGCAGAATGAAGGCTCGTGGAATTCATATGTGGACTACAAGATATTCCTCCAC ACCAACAGCAAGGCGTTCACTGCGAAGACGTCCTGCGTGCGGCGGCGCTACAGCGAGTTTGTGTGGCTGAAGAAAAGGATGCAGAAGAACGCGGGCTTGGT GCCCGTCCCGGACCTCCCCGGAAAGTCCTTCTTCTCCTTCGGCAACGAGGACTTCCTAGAAAGACGACGCCACGGCCTTCAGGTCTTCCTGGACAG GGTGGTCCACATGACGGTGTGCCTGTCAGACAGCCAGCTGCACCTCTTCCTGCAGACGCAGCTGCCGGTGGGCCACATCCTGGACTGTGTGCAAGGCCACACCCCCTACACCGTGACGGACGCCATCCTCACCTACGCCTCGTCCAACCTGGGCTGGGCTCAGGCTCAGGAGGAGGACGCCGCCGTCAAGGAGCAGAGTCTCAGCGTGCCGTACGAGTCCATGGAGAG TCCTGCTCCTCATCAGCCCCGCCCACAAGGCATGCAGGCCTTCTCCGCCGTCGGCCGCGACCCTCTGGTCGAGGTATTGGAGCCTCGTGACGCCACCGCCAGGAAGTGTAAGAAGGCCCTCCTTCCTGCTGACGACGGTCCAGCAGACGCCACCTTCTACCTCGAGGACAGCCGCCATGAGCGGACGCTGGACTACACTCCCGAAGACACGCCCAGGAGCGGGCCCATGGAGACTCCCGTGGAGGTGCACTCACCTGCGGCGGCGGGCTTTGAGGATGGCGCCCTTTTGGAGGAGGAGCCTACGACCACATGGGAGTCCTGTGAGCATGCAGACCACGTTGCTGCTGGAGACAAGGTCAGGTCACATGACTCGGCAAAGGAAGAACACCATGAAGACTTCCATGTGAGGCGGGATGACGACTACAGCCCTCTGTCGTCCTCCAACGAGAGCATCGTGAAGGTGAGCGACGAGGAACAGGTCGGCGACGACGCGACTGATCCCATCCGGCCGCCAAACGGCTTTGTGAAGATGTCGCCAGTGGCCGGCAGGACTCCGGTGCACCTCCACGTCAACGGATGCGGCGAGGAAGACGAGTTGAGCAACTCTTTGGACGTTGAGAATAACGACTTCAGTGTGTTGGAGAGCAGCGCCGCCCCCCAGCCGGCCGACACGAGACACTCGCAGGCGGGAACGCCGTCCTCGTCTGCTGCCCACGCCACGGACCAGACTGCTGGGGACATCTAG